The following DNA comes from Streptomyces pristinaespiralis.
GCGCTGCCGGCGATGCCCAGTTCGTGGTGGACGAACGCGGACGTCGCCGGCGACGGCTGCTCGGGGGTGGCGGTGGCGACGATCAGATGGGCGATGTCGCCGCCGCTCAGCCCCGCCTTGTCCAATGCGCGCCGGCCGGCCTCGACAGCGAGGGAGGCGGTCGTCTGGCCGGGCCCGACGGCCCGCCGTTCGTGGATCCCGCACCGGCTGACGATCCAGTTCTCGTCGACGCCGAAGCGCTGCGCGAGCTCCGTGCTGGAGACCACGCGTTCGGGTACGGCCATGCCCCACCCGGTGATGTCGAAGCCGTTCACAGGACTCTCCCCTGATCAGGCCTGGGCGGGCACGAGCTGGACGATCCGGTCGTGGACGACGCGCAGCGTGGTGGTGTCGTCGATGTCGGCGAACAGCGACTCGTCGGCCGGGATGTGCGGGTACTGGTTCTGGAACCCGTACAACCACTCCATCAGGTCCAGCGAGTCGACGTCGGCGATGTGCTGGAGCGGCTGGTCCGGGTCGACCTTCTGGGCGCCGGAGACGGCCTCGAGCTGGCTCGCCAGTTCTTCGACGGTGGGCAGCGACATGGGGTTCGGTCCTCTCTCGCAAGGCTTGGGGTGTTACGCCTAGGAATCGAACCGGCAGCCGCGCAAGCGGGGCGCAACAGCGCCGGCCCGGCGCCGTCTTGCACATCTGTTGCGAGCACTTCGCTTTCCTCGACCCCGACAGCCGCGCACCCCGACAGGAGTTGAGGAAGAGATGACGACGGTCGCTGACAGGTCGGTCCCCGAGGTCGACGCGATCAGGCACCACTACGAGGTGAGCAACGACTTCTACCGCCTCCTGCTGGGGCCGACGATGATGTACTCGGGCGGCTACTGGGAGGAGGGCGAGGGCCTCACCGAGGCGCTCGACGAGGCCCAGGAGCGCAAGCTCGACCGGTTCGTCGAGCTCGCCGGCGCCGCCGGCAGCCGGCGGGTGCTGGACGTGGGCTGCGGCTGGGGCACCATGCTCAACCGGCTCACCACCGTCCACGGCGTCGAGCAGGCCGTCGGCCTGACGCTGAGCCGCACCCAGGAGGCGTTCATCGCCGGCCTGGACAACCCCCGCATCACCACCCGCGTCGAGTCGTGGGAGGACCACACCACCGACGACCCCTACGACGCGGCGTTCTGCATCAACGCGCTGGAGCACTTCGTGTCCTCCACGCTCCCGCCGCGCGAGCGGACCAAGAAGTACCGGGTGTTCTTCAACAAGGTCGGCGCGGCCCTCAAGCCGGGCGGCCGCTTCGTGCTGCACACCATGACCGCGGAGGCGCTGCCGATGAACCGGCAGCTGCTGGACGACCTGAAGTTCCTCCAGCGCTCCGAGTTCGAGAACTGCCACATCCCGCACCTGCACGAGCTCACCCAGGCCGCTGAGGGCCTGTTCGACGTGGTCGAGATCGTCAACGAGCGCGAGTCGTTCGCCGTCGCCTGCCGCGCCTGGCTGGAGCTGCTGGCCGCCCGCCGGGACGAGGCCGTCGCCCTGGAGGGCGAGGAGGTCGTGGCCCGCTTCGAGCGCTACCTCGACATCTTCGCGTACACCCTCGAGGACAAGTTCTTCAACAACTTCCGCGTCACCATCGCGCGCCGCTAGAGGAGGCCCACGTGACGAGCATTCTGGAACCCGCGCGCAGCGACGGGAGTCCTTCGCCCGGCGGGCGGGCGACGGGCGGCGGCCCCACCCGGCATCTGCGCGTCGCGGTCATCGGCAGCGGCTTCTCCGGCCTCGGCATGGCGGTGCGCCTGCTGCAGAAGGGCATCGACGACTTCCTCGTCTTCGAGCGGGCCTACGAGGTCGGCGGCACCTGGCGGGACAACTCCTACCCGGGCGCGGCGTGCGACGTGATGTCGCACCTGTACTCGTTCTCCTTCGCGCAGAACCCGGGCTGGAAGTCCACGTTCGGCAAGCAGGCGGAGCTGTACGAGTACCTGCGCGACGTCGCCGACCGGTTCGGGGTACGCCCCTACATCCGCTTCGGACACGAACTGCTCGCCGCCCGCTGGGACGAGACCGCCCGCCGCTGGCACGTGAGCACCTCCCAGGGTGACTACACCGCCCAGGTGCTGGTGTCGGGCACCGGCTATCTCTCCGAGCCGGCCGTGCCCGCCATCGCCGGCCTGGAGGACTTCGAGGGGACCGTGTTCCACTCCTCGCGCTGGAACCACGGGCACGACCTCACGGGCCGCAACGTCGCCGTCATCGGCACGGGCGCCTCCGCGATCCAGTTCGTGCCGAAGATCCAGCCGGAGGTGGGGCGGCTGGACCTGTACCAGCGCACCCCCGCGTGGATCGGGCCGAAGAACGACAAGCCGACCAGCGCGCTGCAGTCGAAGCTGCTGCACAACGTCCCCGGCTACCAGCGCTTCCGCCGCAACTTCAACATGTGGGGCCGTGAGGTCCTGGCGTTCGTGATGAAGCGGCCCAAGGTCGCGGGCAAGATGCAGAAGATGGCCAGCGACCATCTGGCGAAGTCCGTCGCGGACGAGGAGCTGCGGGCGAAGCTGACGCCCGACTACGTGATGGCGTGCAAGCGCCTGCTGTTCTCCAACACGTGGTACCCGGCGATCCAGCAGCCCAACGTGGACCTGGTCACCGACGGCATCGACCATGTGCGGGCCAAGTCGATCGTCTCCCGCGACGGCACCGAGCGGGAGGTCGACACGATCATCCTCGGCACCGGCTTCAAGGCCACCGACCGGCCCGTCGCCGGCCGGATCACGGGCCGCGAGGGCCGGCTGCTGCGGGACGTGTGGAGCGAGGGCGGCATGGCCGCGCACCGCGGCACCACGGTCGCCGGGTTCCCGAACCTCTTCCTGCTGCTGGGCCCCAACACCACGCTGGGGCACTCCTCGCAGGTGGTGATGATCGAGGCGCAGATCGGCTACGTCATCGACGCGCTGGGGCACATGGACAAGCGCGGCCTGGCCAGTGTCGAGGTCCGCGCCGAGGCCCAGCAGCAGTGGAACGAGCAGCTGCAGGGCCGGCTCGAGGGCACCGTGTGGAACGCCGGGAACTGCAAGAGCTGGTACCTGGACGAGCACGGCCGCAACCCGTCGATCTGGCCCACCTACACGTGGCGGTTCCGCCGCGCGACGCGCCGTTTCGACCTGGGCGAGTACCAGCTCGCCACCACCGTCAACGCCGGCCGTCCGGCGCTGGACCACGCCTGACGCCACGCGGCCGGCCGGCCCGCGGGCCCGTCCCGCGCGGCGGCCGGCCCTGACGGCGGATCACTTTTCCCTGCCCTGCCCGGCAGGAGTCGGTTCCGCCGTGAAGGGCGGAGTATCCACGGAGGTATGCGATGAGTAAGGGCCCACAGACCGGAAACCGCCCCGAGCAGCCGGTGGCCCTGGTCACCGGCGCCTCGGGAGGCCTCGGCCAGGCCCTGGCCCTCGAACTGGACGCGCTGGGCTGCCGGGTCGCCGTCCACTACAACAGCTCGAAGGACGCGGCCCGCGCCGTGCAGGACAAACTCACGAACGACTCGGTCCTCGTCAGCGGCGACGTCGGCGACTACGCCGCCGTCACCGCGCTGTACCAGGAGATCGGCGAACGCCTCGGCCCCGTCGACGTCCTCGTCAACAACGGCGCGATCCGCAAGGACGCGCTGATGGCGATGCAGAACCCGGACGACTGGGCCCAGGTCATCCGGACCAACCTGATCGGCTCGTTCCACACCGCCCGCGTCGCCGTTCCGCACATGCTGCGCCAGAGATGGGGCCGCGTCATCAACGTGGTCTCGCCGTCGGGCCTGATCGCGACCGCGGGACAGACGGCGTACTCCGCCTCCAAGGCGGGCCTGATCGGCTTCACCCGCACGCTGGCCGCCGAGTGCGGCCGGCGCGGGGTGACCGTCAACGCCCTCTCCCCGGGCTTCATGATCACCGGCATGACCAAGGACCTCCCCGACCGCGTCGTCGAGGGCATGGAGGACAAGGCCCCCATCCCGCGCTTCGTGACCGTGGAGGAGGTGGCCCGCAGCGCGTCCCTGTTCCTCGACCAGGACTGCATGACGGGCCAGGTGATCAGCATCGACAGCGGCGTCTCCATCACCTGACCACCCCCCGCTGCCCGGCGGCCCGCCGCCCCCCTTCGACCGGGGGGCCGCGGGCCGCTTCCACGTCTCCGCGTGCCCGCGCCGACCCGCCCCCCACGGGCCCGGCCCCGCCCCGCCGCCCGCACTGCGGTGCGCCGCGCATGCCGACGCCGGGTGGCCCGGCACCTGGACGGCGCCGGGCCCGCCCGGCCAGGGACCCGCCACGTCGGCGCCCGCCGCCCGGGCGGGGGCTCGGCCGCCGGTACGGGGGAGTGGAACCGCCGCCACCGGGCCGCGTACCCGGCGGCGTTGTCCCTGGGCCCCAGGGCGGGCCGACGGCTCGAACGGGTCCAGCGCGTCGGCCGTCATCTGCCCGGCGGGGCCCGGCGGACGATGCGGCGAGCTCACCCCCCGGCCTGGGGCCGATTCCACGTCTGCTCGGTCACGGCGGCCGGCGCGGACCGCCGGCTCGCGGGCGGCGAGCCCCCGCCGCCCGCGCTGCGGTGCGCGCGCATGCCGACGCCGGGCGGGCCGGCACCTGGAGGGTGCCGGGCCGCCCGGCGTCGGGGTGGATCAGCGTGCCGGCAGCGGCGCCACCGCGGGCGGTGGTGTCAGTGCCTCGAACGCTCCCATCAGCAGCGGGTCCAGCGCGTCCGCCGTCATCCGCCCCGCAGGGGCCCGCCGGCGCGGGCCGGCGGGTTCGGCGCGCAGGAGCTCCAGATAGGCGGCCTGTGTCTCGGCCGCCGGGTCGATGCCCAGCTCGTCCGCGAGGACCTCCCGCAGCTGCTGGTAGGCGCGCAGCGCGTCCGCCCGGTTGCCCGCTGCGGCGTGCGCCGTCATCCGGCAGCGGTGCGCGCTCTCGCGGAACGGCGCGCGCCGTACCGCCTCGTCGGCGTAGCGCACCGCGTGGTGCTCCGCGCCCAGCGCCGACGAGGACAGGCTCGCCAGCTCCAGTGACATCAGGCGCAGTTCGTCGACCCGCTCACGAACGGCGTTGACCCACTCGCCTTCGTGCGCCGGCAGGAACGAGCCGCGCAGGTTGGACACGGCGCCCGCCGCGAGCTGGTGCGCCACCGCGTGGGCACCGTCCGCGAAGGCCGTCCTCGCTTCCGTCATCGCGGCTTCCGCCGCCTCCAGGTCGACCGCCGCGTCGTCCGGCAGCCGCAGGACGTACCGCCCGCTCTGGGCGATCAGTGGTGTCCCGCCCGGTTTCTGCAGCGGGCCGGTGACATAGGCGCGGACCCGGCTCACCACACTGCGCAGCGCGGACGCCCAGGTGTCGGGCAGTCCTTCCGGCCACACGGTGTCCGCGAGCTGGTCGCGGCTGGTTCCCGACGTTCGCTCCAGTATCAGTCGAGCGAAGGCCACTTGTGCCTGCGCGCTCGACAGGTGCTGGGGCGCCGTCCCGTCGTGTTCGATGGTGACAAGACCTACGAGTCTGATCAGCAACGCTGAGTCCCCCAAGACTTCGGCTGCACGCGGTCATCACACGTGCGGGGGCGCGATTCAGGAAAGGGAGGCCGCGAATTCGCGCCCCGGCTTCGCAGCCAGATCTCTGTTCGTACTCACTTTCCCGTGGATTCGACCGTACCGGCCAATTGTCGCCACATTCAACCGTGGCCAAAAACATACCGGGGGGAATAACTGGGAATCAGCGCCTCCGGTATTCGTTTCGAAGGTCGACTTCCCACGCCACAGCGGTAATTGCGCTGTCGAAATCCGTGTTGCGCCCGCCTTGCGGCCCGGCGCATAGAAAGGACGGCGCGCCTGGACCAACCGAGAAGTGGATGAGGAGACGCACGTGAACGCATCTGGAGGATGGGAACGCCTCGAGCCGAAGCTGGCGGCAACACAGCGCCGCGTCCAGGCACTCGAATGGGAACCCGACCGCCGCAACAGCTTCGTCGCATACACCGTCGAACGCGACAGCGCCTACGCCGACCTCGACGGCCGCCGGCTGCTCATGATGTCCGGCTACAGCTACCTCGGCCTGGCCGGCGACGAACGTGTCGTCGCCGCCGCCAAGGCCGCCGTCGACCTCTACGGCACCGGCAACCACGGCGTGCGCGCCCTGGCCGGATCCATACCCCTGCACGAGGAACTCGAGGCGGAGGTCGCCCGGTTCGCGGACCGCGAGGCGTCCATGGTCTTCGGCTCCGGCTACGCCGCCAACACCGGCACCGTCGGCGGCCTCGTCGGCCCCGGCGACACCGTCTTCATCGACAAGTACGACCACGCCTCCATCGTCGACGGCTGCCGCCTGTCGGGCGCCACCGTCACCCGCTTCCGCCACAACGACGTCGACCACCTCGAGCGCCGGCTGCGCGCCGCGAGCCCCGACGGCGTACGCCTCGTCATCGTCGACAGCGTCTACTCCATGGACGGCGACATCGCCCCCCTGCCCGAACTGCGCAAGGTCTGCGACGAGCACAACGCCCTCCTCATGGTCGACGAGGCCCACGCCCTCGGTGTCATCGGCGCCACCGGCCGCGGCATCGAGGAGCACTTCGACTGGCAGGCCCGGGTCGACGTCAAACTCGGCACCCTCTCCAAGGCCATCCCCTCCATGGGCGGCTGGGTCGCCGGCCCCGCCGAACTCATCGGCCACCTGCGCTACGCCGCACGCCCCTTCCTGTTCTCCGCCGCCCTCGGACCCGCCCAGGCCGCCGCCGCCCTCGAGTCGCTGCGCATCCTGCAGCGCGAACCCGAACGCGTCGCCCACATCCAGCACCAGTCCGCCCGCCTGCGGAAGATCATCAACGCCGAGGGGCTGCGCACCCAGGACAGCGAGACCGCCGTGCTGCCGCTCATCGCCGGCTCCGACGACGCCGCCTACGACCTGGCCACCACCTGCCGCAAGAACGGCGTCATCGGCCTGCCCGTGGTCACCCCCGCCGTCCCCAACGACCTCGCCCGCCTGCGGATCGCGGTCACCGCCCGCCACACCGAGGCCGACATCGACTTCGCGGCCCAGGCGTTCCTCACCTCCGCCCGCGAGTGCGGCATCCTCCCGGCCTGACCCGGCCGGCCCGTACACCCAGGGAAACAGGAACGGGAAACCAACCATGGCAACCTCCACCCCACCCCCGGTCGTGATCACCGGCATCGGCGTGGTCACACCGGCGGGCTGCACCCCGGACGCACTGTGGGCCGCGCTGCGCGCCGGCCGCTCCACCGCCGCCCGCCTCACCCACCTCGACCTCGACCGCCACCGGGTACGGATCGGCTGCCGCGTCAGCGGACTCGACGACGTCGGCCTCGTCGGCGCCAAGGACGCCCGACGGATGGACCCGTTCGCCCTGTACGGAACCACCGCCGCCCTCGCCGCCCACCGCGACGCGGGCGCCCCCGCCCCCGACCCGCACCGCACCGCCGTCGTGGTGGGCAACGCGGTCGGCGGCCGGGCCACCAGCGACCTGGAGTCCGCCCACTTCTCCGAACACGGCCCGCACCGCGTCAACCCGCTGATGCCGCTGATGACGATGCCCAACGCGGCCGCCGCCCAGATCGCCATGCGCCTTTCCTGGACCGGCCCCGCCACCACCATCGCCACCACCTGCGCCAGCGGCGCCGACGCGATCGGCCAGGCCCGGCTGCTGCTGCAGACCCACCGCGCCGACGTGGTCATCGCCGGCGGCTGCGAGTCCACCCTCACCCCCGTCACCCTCGCCGGGTTCGGCAACCTCAACGCCGTGTCCCTGCGCAACGACGAACCCGAGCAGGCCAGCCGCCCCTTCGACGCGGACCGCGACGGCTTCGTGATGGGGGAGGGCGCCGGCTTCGTCGTCCTCGAACGCGCCGACGACGCCCGCGCCAGAGGCGCCCGCCCCTACGCCGAGGTCGCCGGCTACGGCGCCACCTGCGACGCCCACCACCTGTCGATGCCGCTGCCCGACGGCTCCGGCGCCGCCGGCGCCATGACCGCCGCCCTCGCCGACGCCGGCCTCACCCCCGCGGACATCGCCCACATCAACGCCCACGGCACCTCCACACCCCACAACGACCGGGCCGAAGCGGCCGCCCTGGCCAAGGTGTTCGGCACCGGCTGCCCGCCGGTCACCGCACCCAAGGGCGTCCTCGGCCACCTGATCGGCGCCGCCGGCGCCGTCGAGGCCGTCGCCGCCGTCCTCGCCATGCGCGAACGCGAGGTACCGCCCACCGCCAACCACCACCGCCTGGAGCCAGGAATGGACATCGACGTGGTCCACCACCGCCCCCGAACCATCGCCTCCGGGCCCGCCCTGTCGAACTCGTTCGGCTTCGGCGGCCACAACGCCGCCCTGGTGGTGGCGCCGGTTTGACTTCTCCCCTCCTGAAGGAGGGGATTCTCACGGCTCGCGCTGTGAGGGTTTCTGCTTCGTTGCCGACTGCCCCGTCCGGGAGGTCTCCCGTTGAGGTCTTACACCAGCTCCACAGACAGACACGGCCAGCCCGGCCGCCAGAAGATTCTTCGCGGCGTTCACGTCCCGGTCATGGGTCGTGCCGCAGGCACACGTCCAGGTGCGGACGCTCAGCGGCATCCTGCCCTGCAGGGCGCCGCAGTCGGAGCACAGCCTGGAGGAGGGGAACCAGCGGTCCACGGCCACCAGGTTTCGCCCGTACCAGGCACACTTGTACTCCAACATGGTGCGCAGCTCGGACCAGGCCGCATCGCTGATGGCACGGGCGAGGCTGCTGTTCTTGACCATGTTGCGCACGGTCAGGTCCTCGATCACGAGCGTTTGGTTTTCGCGCACGAGTCGAGTGGTCAGTTTGTGCAGGGCGTCACGGCGGCGGTCCGCAATTTGTGCATGAATCCGTGCCACTTTGCGCCGGGCCTTGGCCCGGTTGGTGCCGTTGCCCCTGGACCTGCGGGACAGTGCCCGCTGTGCCTTGGCGAGACGGGAACGGTCACGGCGTTCGTGCCGTGGGTTGGAGATCTTCTCACCGGTGGAGAGCGTCACCAGGTGATGGAGACCAGCGTCGATCCCGACTGCCGCATCCGCCGGCGGGAGCGGCTTGACGCTCGCGTCCTCGCACAGCATGGAAACGAACCAACGTCCAGCACTGTCGCGGGAGACCGTCACGGTGGACGGCCGAGCACCCTGGGGCAGGGGACGGGACCACAAGATGTCCAGCGGCTCGGACATCTTGGCCAGGTACAGCCGCCCGTCCCGGAACCGGAACGCGCTGGATGTGTACTCGGCACTGGCGCGGGACTTTCGCCTGGACTTGAAACGCGGGTACCTGGCCCGCTTGGCGAAGAAGTTGCTGAACGCCGCCTGCAGGTGCCGAAGGCACTGCTGGAGCGGGACGGAAGAGACGTGGTTGAGGTAGGCCAGATCCTCGGTCTTTTTCCACGCGGTCAGCATCGCCGACGTGGCGTTGTAGTTGACCCGCTGCTGCCGCGTCCACGCCTCAGTACGCGCAGCGAGCGCCATGTTGTAGACCTTCCGCACGCATCCGAACGTGCGCAACAGCTCGGCTGCCTGCGCATCGGTCGGGCTGAAGCGGTACTTGAACGCCCGCTTCACAGGGGTGGCCTTCACATCTCACAAATTAGCACTGCAACTTGTGGGCCCCTGCGCGCAGTTGGCCACAGGCAACGATCCGCTCCGGTGGTGAATCGTCCCTTCCTGCCCTGCTCTGCACGAGTCCGTTTCCCCGCCGCTCCGAAGGGCGGAGTGTCTATGGAGGTAACCAGATGACGACGACCCCCGCCCTCGCCCGCACCGCGCAACGCACCGCGAGCGCCGCCGAGATCGACGCCTACCGCACCGCCGTCCGCCCCGGCCTCCCGCCGGCGGCGAGCCGCGACGCCTCACCCGTGCACACCTTCGTCCTCGCCCACACCCTCGCCGACAAGGCCGTGCGCGCCCTCACCGCCGGGGAGGAGAGCACCTCCGTCGTCCACCTCGGCCAGGACATCCGCCTCGAGCGGCCCGTACGGCCCCGCGAACAGGTCACCGTCCAGCTCGACATCACCGGCGCCCGCCGCGAGGCCCGCGGCACCCGCATCGCCGTACGCAGCCGCCTCACCGGCGACGACGGCACCGCCTTCGCCGAACTCACCACCCACGCCCTGCTCCTCGGCGCCAGAGCCACCGAACCGTTCGGCGACATCCCCCCGGCCGCCGCCCCCGGCCCGGCCGGCCCGAACGGCGAACCGGCCACCGCCCGCCACACCCTCACCGAAGAAACGATCCGCGCCTACGCCCACGCCTCCGGCGACCTCAACCCCATCCACCTCGACGCGGAAGCCGCCCGCGCCGCCGGCTTCGACACCGTCATCGCCCACGGCATGAGCGTGGTCGCCCTCGCCCTGGAGGAGATCGCCGACCGCTACGCCGACGGCGACATCACCCGCATCCACGCCCTCGGCGGCCGCTTCTCCGCCCCCGTGGCACCCGGCGTCCCCCTCGACATCACCCTCCAGCCCGACGACACCCGCACCGTGGTGCGCTTCACCTGCCGCACCCCGGGCGGACCCGCCGTCAAAAGCGGCTGGGCCCACCTGCGATGAACACGCCCGCCGGCCTCGTCGCCGGCTTCCTCACCCAGGTGCGCCACCGCCCCGACGCCACCGCCCTGATCCACGGCGGCGAACCCACCA
Coding sequences within:
- a CDS encoding class I SAM-dependent methyltransferase — its product is MTTVADRSVPEVDAIRHHYEVSNDFYRLLLGPTMMYSGGYWEEGEGLTEALDEAQERKLDRFVELAGAAGSRRVLDVGCGWGTMLNRLTTVHGVEQAVGLTLSRTQEAFIAGLDNPRITTRVESWEDHTTDDPYDAAFCINALEHFVSSTLPPRERTKKYRVFFNKVGAALKPGGRFVLHTMTAEALPMNRQLLDDLKFLQRSEFENCHIPHLHELTQAAEGLFDVVEIVNERESFAVACRAWLELLAARRDEAVALEGEEVVARFERYLDIFAYTLEDKFFNNFRVTIARR
- a CDS encoding flavin-containing monooxygenase, whose protein sequence is MTSILEPARSDGSPSPGGRATGGGPTRHLRVAVIGSGFSGLGMAVRLLQKGIDDFLVFERAYEVGGTWRDNSYPGAACDVMSHLYSFSFAQNPGWKSTFGKQAELYEYLRDVADRFGVRPYIRFGHELLAARWDETARRWHVSTSQGDYTAQVLVSGTGYLSEPAVPAIAGLEDFEGTVFHSSRWNHGHDLTGRNVAVIGTGASAIQFVPKIQPEVGRLDLYQRTPAWIGPKNDKPTSALQSKLLHNVPGYQRFRRNFNMWGREVLAFVMKRPKVAGKMQKMASDHLAKSVADEELRAKLTPDYVMACKRLLFSNTWYPAIQQPNVDLVTDGIDHVRAKSIVSRDGTEREVDTIILGTGFKATDRPVAGRITGREGRLLRDVWSEGGMAAHRGTTVAGFPNLFLLLGPNTTLGHSSQVVMIEAQIGYVIDALGHMDKRGLASVEVRAEAQQQWNEQLQGRLEGTVWNAGNCKSWYLDEHGRNPSIWPTYTWRFRRATRRFDLGEYQLATTVNAGRPALDHA
- a CDS encoding SDR family NAD(P)-dependent oxidoreductase encodes the protein MSKGPQTGNRPEQPVALVTGASGGLGQALALELDALGCRVAVHYNSSKDAARAVQDKLTNDSVLVSGDVGDYAAVTALYQEIGERLGPVDVLVNNGAIRKDALMAMQNPDDWAQVIRTNLIGSFHTARVAVPHMLRQRWGRVINVVSPSGLIATAGQTAYSASKAGLIGFTRTLAAECGRRGVTVNALSPGFMITGMTKDLPDRVVEGMEDKAPIPRFVTVEEVARSASLFLDQDCMTGQVISIDSGVSIT
- a CDS encoding AfsR/SARP family transcriptional regulator translates to MLIRLVGLVTIEHDGTAPQHLSSAQAQVAFARLILERTSGTSRDQLADTVWPEGLPDTWASALRSVVSRVRAYVTGPLQKPGGTPLIAQSGRYVLRLPDDAAVDLEAAEAAMTEARTAFADGAHAVAHQLAAGAVSNLRGSFLPAHEGEWVNAVRERVDELRLMSLELASLSSSALGAEHHAVRYADEAVRRAPFRESAHRCRMTAHAAAGNRADALRAYQQLREVLADELGIDPAAETQAAYLELLRAEPAGPRRRAPAGRMTADALDPLLMGAFEALTPPPAVAPLPAR
- a CDS encoding aminotransferase class I/II-fold pyridoxal phosphate-dependent enzyme → MNASGGWERLEPKLAATQRRVQALEWEPDRRNSFVAYTVERDSAYADLDGRRLLMMSGYSYLGLAGDERVVAAAKAAVDLYGTGNHGVRALAGSIPLHEELEAEVARFADREASMVFGSGYAANTGTVGGLVGPGDTVFIDKYDHASIVDGCRLSGATVTRFRHNDVDHLERRLRAASPDGVRLVIVDSVYSMDGDIAPLPELRKVCDEHNALLMVDEAHALGVIGATGRGIEEHFDWQARVDVKLGTLSKAIPSMGGWVAGPAELIGHLRYAARPFLFSAALGPAQAAAALESLRILQREPERVAHIQHQSARLRKIINAEGLRTQDSETAVLPLIAGSDDAAYDLATTCRKNGVIGLPVVTPAVPNDLARLRIAVTARHTEADIDFAAQAFLTSARECGILPA
- a CDS encoding beta-ketoacyl-[acyl-carrier-protein] synthase family protein, producing MATSTPPPVVITGIGVVTPAGCTPDALWAALRAGRSTAARLTHLDLDRHRVRIGCRVSGLDDVGLVGAKDARRMDPFALYGTTAALAAHRDAGAPAPDPHRTAVVVGNAVGGRATSDLESAHFSEHGPHRVNPLMPLMTMPNAAAAQIAMRLSWTGPATTIATTCASGADAIGQARLLLQTHRADVVIAGGCESTLTPVTLAGFGNLNAVSLRNDEPEQASRPFDADRDGFVMGEGAGFVVLERADDARARGARPYAEVAGYGATCDAHHLSMPLPDGSGAAGAMTAALADAGLTPADIAHINAHGTSTPHNDRAEAAALAKVFGTGCPPVTAPKGVLGHLIGAAGAVEAVAAVLAMREREVPPTANHHRLEPGMDIDVVHHRPRTIASGPALSNSFGFGGHNAALVVAPV
- a CDS encoding RNA-guided endonuclease InsQ/TnpB family protein, yielding MKATPVKRAFKYRFSPTDAQAAELLRTFGCVRKVYNMALAARTEAWTRQQRVNYNATSAMLTAWKKTEDLAYLNHVSSVPLQQCLRHLQAAFSNFFAKRARYPRFKSRRKSRASAEYTSSAFRFRDGRLYLAKMSEPLDILWSRPLPQGARPSTVTVSRDSAGRWFVSMLCEDASVKPLPPADAAVGIDAGLHHLVTLSTGEKISNPRHERRDRSRLAKAQRALSRRSRGNGTNRAKARRKVARIHAQIADRRRDALHKLTTRLVRENQTLVIEDLTVRNMVKNSSLARAISDAAWSELRTMLEYKCAWYGRNLVAVDRWFPSSRLCSDCGALQGRMPLSVRTWTCACGTTHDRDVNAAKNLLAAGLAVSVCGAGVRPQRETSRTGQSATKQKPSQREP
- a CDS encoding MaoC family dehydratase, whose translation is MTTTPALARTAQRTASAAEIDAYRTAVRPGLPPAASRDASPVHTFVLAHTLADKAVRALTAGEESTSVVHLGQDIRLERPVRPREQVTVQLDITGARREARGTRIAVRSRLTGDDGTAFAELTTHALLLGARATEPFGDIPPAAAPGPAGPNGEPATARHTLTEETIRAYAHASGDLNPIHLDAEAARAAGFDTVIAHGMSVVALALEEIADRYADGDITRIHALGGRFSAPVAPGVPLDITLQPDDTRTVVRFTCRTPGGPAVKSGWAHLR